One genomic window of Saccopteryx bilineata isolate mSacBil1 chromosome 4, mSacBil1_pri_phased_curated, whole genome shotgun sequence includes the following:
- the TPPP2 gene encoding tubulin polymerization-promoting protein family member 2 isoform X1, translating to MARRLFRRVSCISLSVWLIMASEAENTFHRFAVFGESSSSGTEMNNKNFSKLCKDCGIMDGKTVTSTDVDIVFSKVKAKNARTITFEQFQEAMKELGQKRFKGKNPVEALENVYKLLEGKDPATTGVTKATTVGGVSRLTDTSKYTGTHKERFDQSGKGKGIAGREEMTDNSGYVSGYKGAGTYDKKNSN from the exons ATGGCCAGGCGACTGTTTCGCAGGGTCTCCTGCATCTCTCTCAGTGTTTGG TTGATCATGGCATCAGAAGCAGAAAACACATTCCATCGGTTTGCTGTTTTCGGAGAATCATCAAGCAGTGGCACTGAAATGAACAACAAGAACTTCTCCAAGCTGTGCAAAGACTGTGGCATCATGGATGGCAAGACAGTCACATCCACTGATGTGGACATCGTGTTCAGCAAAGTCAA GGCCAAGAATGCCCGAACCATCACATTTGAACAGTTCCAGGAAGCGATGAAGGAACTGGGCCAGAAGCGATTCAAGGGGAAGAACCCAGTTGAAGCCCTGGAGAATGTTTATAAACTTCTGGAGGGCAAGGATCCAGCTACCACTGGTGTTACT AAAGCAACAACTGTGGGTGGGGTGAGTCGGCTGACGGACACCAGCAAGTACACTGGCACCCACAAGGAGCGCTTTGACCAGAGTGGCAAGGGCAAAGGCATCGCAGGACGGGAAGAGATGACCGACAACTCAGGCTATGTGAGTGGCTACAAAGGTGCTGGCACCTATGATAAGAAGAACAGCAACTAG
- the TPPP2 gene encoding tubulin polymerization-promoting protein family member 2 isoform X2, whose amino-acid sequence MASEAENTFHRFAVFGESSSSGTEMNNKNFSKLCKDCGIMDGKTVTSTDVDIVFSKVKAKNARTITFEQFQEAMKELGQKRFKGKNPVEALENVYKLLEGKDPATTGVTKATTVGGVSRLTDTSKYTGTHKERFDQSGKGKGIAGREEMTDNSGYVSGYKGAGTYDKKNSN is encoded by the exons ATGGCATCAGAAGCAGAAAACACATTCCATCGGTTTGCTGTTTTCGGAGAATCATCAAGCAGTGGCACTGAAATGAACAACAAGAACTTCTCCAAGCTGTGCAAAGACTGTGGCATCATGGATGGCAAGACAGTCACATCCACTGATGTGGACATCGTGTTCAGCAAAGTCAA GGCCAAGAATGCCCGAACCATCACATTTGAACAGTTCCAGGAAGCGATGAAGGAACTGGGCCAGAAGCGATTCAAGGGGAAGAACCCAGTTGAAGCCCTGGAGAATGTTTATAAACTTCTGGAGGGCAAGGATCCAGCTACCACTGGTGTTACT AAAGCAACAACTGTGGGTGGGGTGAGTCGGCTGACGGACACCAGCAAGTACACTGGCACCCACAAGGAGCGCTTTGACCAGAGTGGCAAGGGCAAAGGCATCGCAGGACGGGAAGAGATGACCGACAACTCAGGCTATGTGAGTGGCTACAAAGGTGCTGGCACCTATGATAAGAAGAACAGCAACTAG
- the RNASE13 gene encoding probable inactive ribonuclease-like protein 13: MAPAVAWLLFLQLVLGPTVVVDTMLQAAIKNFRNIHMDYPQVNYPAGFQGYCNGLVAYVRGKKNNWYCPKNHYVIHAPWEAILKACKTCENFCENYNEYCTLTQDSFPITTCSLVTKKLSTSCHYNGTLTNQRLYLLCSGKHDAKPIGIIDLY; encoded by the coding sequence ATGGCACCAGCTGTGGCTTGGCTCCTGTTCCTCCAGCTTGTTCTAGGGCCAACTGTGGTAGTGGACACCATGCTGCAGGCTGCCATCAAGAACTTCCGCAACATACACATGGACTATCCCCAGGTTAACTACCCAGCTGGTTTTCAGGGCTACTGCAATGGTCTGGTGGCCTATGTACGGGGCAAAAAGAATAACTGGTATTGCCCAAAGAACCATTATGTGATACATGCCCCCTGGGAAGCCATTCTGAAGGCCTGCAAGACCTGTGAGAACTTCTGTGAGAATTACAATGAATACTGTACACTCACCCAGGACTCCTTTCCCATCACAACCTGCTCTCTGGTCACCAAAAAGCTGTCCACCAGCTGCCACTACAATGGCACCTTAACCAACCAAAGGCTTTACTTGCTCTGTTCTGGAAAGCATGATGCTAAACCAATAGGTATCATTGACCTCTACTAA
- the LOC136335124 gene encoding ribonuclease 7-like codes for MAPARAGFCPLLLPLLLGLWVTEDLVSAKPKHMTSAQWFETQHVQPSPQGCRRTMGHINQHTKHCKGLNTFLHESFSSVTTTCQAPSIACKNGHENCHQSKGPVSLTTCELTSGRYPDCRYKEKKLHASYIIACDPPQKEDSGKFHLVPVHLDKVL; via the coding sequence ATGGCACCAGCCAGAGCAGGATTctgccctctgctgctgcctctgctgctgGGGCTGTGGGTGACCGAGGACCTAGTCAGTGCCAAGCCCAAACACATGACCTCAGCTCAGTGGTTTGAAACTCAGCACGTGCAGCCCAGCCCCCAGGGATGCAGAAGGACAATGGGCCACATCAACCAGCACACAAAACACTGCAAAGGCCTCAACACCTTCCTGCATGAATCCTTCTCCAGTGTGACCACCACCTGCCAGGCCCCCAGCATAGCCTGCAAGAACGGCCATGAAAACTGCCACCAGAGCAAAGGACCTGTGTCCTTGACCACGTGTGAGCTCACCTCAGGGAGGTACCCAGACTGCAGGTACAAAGAGAAGAAACTGCACGCTTCTTACATCATAGCCTGTGACCCTCCCCAGAAAGAGGACTCTGGAAAATTCCACCTGGTTCCCGTGCACTTGGACAAAGTCCTTTAG